In the genome of Gemmatimonadaceae bacterium, the window ATCGCTGCCGTCGTGGGTGATCAGGTTGTCCTGATCTCCGAGGTCACGGCCGAGGCCTTGCGGCGCCGGTCAGCCGGCATGCAGATCAACACCAAGGCGGAGTTCGACAAGCTTCTCACCGAGGTGCGTGATCAACTGCTGGAAGCCGAGCTGCTGGTACAGAAGGCCAAGGCCGAAAAGATCGAAGTCAACGAAGCGGAGTTGACGCGCTCGGTGGATGATCAGGAGAAGAAGATCAAGGTCCAGTTCAAGACCGAACTGGAGTTCCGGACGGCGCTCAAGGAAAACGGCTTCGGATCGTACGACGAATGGCGCAAGATGCAGACCGATCTGCTCAAGCGCGACAATTACCAGCGTGACCTCATCCAGAAGCTCAAGCGTGACGGCAAGATGACGGCCGTCAACGTGAGTGAAGCGGAGGTCACTGAGGCCTACGAGGCCAACAAGTCGCGGCTGCCGCGCAAGGAAGCGCGCATCGGCCTGCGGCAAATCGTGCTGGCGACGAAGCCGTCGGAATCGTCCAAGAAAAAGACGCGCGCCAAGATCGATTCATTGCGGGCGGAGTTGGAGAAGCATCCGGAGGACTTCGAGAACATCGCCAAGAAGGAGTCGATGGACCCGGCGTCGAAGGAGTTGGGTGGCGATCTGGGATGGAACCGGCGCGGTCGGATGGTGCCGGAATTCGATCGCATGATGTTCGCCCTCAACCCCGGTGTCATCAGTCCGGTGGTGGAGACGTCATTCGGCTACCAC includes:
- a CDS encoding peptidylprolyl isomerase, whose protein sequence is MISPMAQGLVAQAAPAKPTPKDSATKPAAKDTTKTLPVDGIAAVVGDQVVLISEVTAEALRRRSAGMQINTKAEFDKLLTEVRDQLLEAELLVQKAKAEKIEVNEAELTRSVDDQEKKIKVQFKTELEFRTALKENGFGSYDEWRKMQTDLLKRDNYQRDLIQKLKRDGKMTAVNVSEAEVTEAYEANKSRLPRKEARIGLRQIVLATKPSESSKKKTRAKIDSLRAELEKHPEDFENIAKKESMDPASKELGGDLGWNRRGRMVPEFDRMMFALNPGVISPVVETSFGYHIIRVDRVQPAEVKARHILLSWTLDSADEARSKVLADSVATVWRKGGNFDSLSVRFHDLAGGEEKTIPEYPRDSLPEVYRNAIEGKKLNEILDPFAIPSGQPGINKFVIAQITFLDEAGAYTLAEMRERIRSQLSEERSMRRLIDTLKKQTYVSVRYDPTKVSAPIVP